A region of Fibrobacter succinogenes subsp. succinogenes S85 DNA encodes the following proteins:
- a CDS encoding MFS transporter: protein MVTKSNTPDNTLWTRTFITVAAANFLLFFSFYQLLPILPLYIIDKFQTDNATAGFIISLYTIGALACRPFAGFLVDTFSRKPLYFWTFFAFTLCFLGYKTVGLLPILAVVRFAHGLFFGISSTASNTVAIDALPASRRGEGIGYFGISVNLAFATGPMTGMFLYEAFGDGIVFAISTILCVIGLVLVQTLKVKPREKKVCAPLSLDRFFLTRAVPQFANFIFVGFAYGPVTNYIAIYANELGIGGTGWFYALIASGLILNRIMTGRLIDRGYLIHLVGSGMTLIVVAYFILAFSHSPITFFLSAFLIGTSLGLIFPGYQTMCVNLARHDQRGTANSTYLSGWDIGIGAGILVGGAMANHFGMHQQVFFVCGIALAIADIMFLAYTSRHYLKNKLEG, encoded by the coding sequence ATGGTAACAAAATCCAACACGCCCGACAATACACTTTGGACCCGCACGTTCATTACCGTCGCTGCGGCGAACTTTTTGCTGTTCTTTAGCTTTTACCAGCTATTGCCGATTTTGCCGTTGTACATCATCGACAAATTCCAGACAGACAACGCAACCGCAGGGTTCATCATTTCGCTCTACACGATTGGAGCGCTTGCCTGCAGGCCTTTTGCGGGGTTCCTCGTCGATACGTTCAGCCGAAAGCCGCTATACTTTTGGACATTTTTCGCATTTACACTCTGCTTTTTAGGCTACAAGACAGTCGGGCTGTTGCCGATTCTAGCGGTCGTGCGTTTTGCACACGGGCTGTTCTTTGGCATTTCGAGTACCGCAAGTAATACGGTGGCTATTGATGCACTGCCCGCAAGTCGCCGAGGCGAAGGCATCGGGTATTTCGGGATTAGCGTGAACTTAGCCTTCGCCACCGGTCCCATGACCGGAATGTTTCTTTACGAAGCATTCGGCGACGGGATTGTTTTTGCAATTTCTACAATCCTTTGCGTGATTGGACTTGTGCTTGTGCAGACGCTCAAGGTAAAGCCCCGCGAAAAGAAGGTCTGCGCCCCGCTTTCGCTCGACCGATTCTTCCTCACTCGCGCCGTTCCGCAATTTGCAAACTTCATCTTCGTCGGATTTGCGTACGGCCCGGTCACAAACTATATCGCCATTTACGCAAACGAACTTGGCATCGGTGGCACAGGATGGTTCTACGCGCTCATCGCTTCGGGCCTCATCTTGAACCGCATCATGACAGGCCGCCTGATTGACCGCGGTTACCTGATTCATCTTGTGGGTTCCGGCATGACTTTGATCGTCGTCGCTTACTTCATCCTCGCCTTTAGCCACAGCCCCATTACATTCTTCTTATCCGCATTCCTTATCGGAACAAGCCTCGGGCTTATCTTCCCTGGCTACCAGACCATGTGCGTGAACCTCGCTCGCCACGACCAACGCGGAACAGCAAACAGTACATACCTAAGCGGCTGGGACATCGGCATTGGAGCCGGAATTCTCGTAGGAGGCGCCATGGCAAACCACTTCGGGATGCACCAGCAAGTGTTCTTCGTCTGCGGCATAGCACTCGCCATCGCCGACATCATGTTCCTCGCCTACACATCAAGGCATTACTTGAAAAACAAGCTTGAGGGATAA
- a CDS encoding GGDEF domain-containing protein has product MQNQLISTDSLTMLNNRNRLHDYLHQPREEKDSFVIMVDVDHFKQINDTYGHAEGDRALIIVSQALKKACERLGSSMFLCRYGGDEFLMIAQTEVPDDVVKEVRNCLQEEVAKSVSRSYKIEASMGFARWDGNPESFKESMINADKRMYEDKRLA; this is encoded by the coding sequence ATGCAAAACCAGTTGATTTCGACGGATTCATTGACGATGCTCAATAACCGTAACCGTCTGCATGACTATTTGCATCAGCCGCGCGAAGAAAAAGATTCTTTTGTGATTATGGTGGACGTGGACCACTTTAAGCAAATTAACGATACTTACGGCCATGCCGAAGGAGACCGTGCGCTCATTATCGTTTCGCAGGCGCTCAAGAAGGCTTGTGAACGCTTGGGGTCTTCGATGTTCCTCTGCCGTTACGGTGGCGACGAGTTTTTGATGATTGCGCAGACTGAAGTCCCGGACGATGTGGTTAAGGAAGTCCGCAATTGCTTGCAAGAAGAAGTCGCGAAGAGCGTGTCACGCTCCTATAAGATTGAGGCGAGCATGGGCTTTGCCCGCTGGGATGGAAATCCCGAAAGCTTCAAGGAAAGCATGATCAACGCCGACAAGAGAATGTACGAAGACAAGCGCTTGGCGTAG
- a CDS encoding TIGR02147 family protein — MKAIIEYSNFRQYMRDFYEERKLRHVFSWREFSKAAGFTSSSYMKVVCDGKSNLSRIGVERTGQAMGLVGFEMDYFRAMVNFGQETDEAKKKAAYEEMLEIARVHKVRVVEGDLFEFYESWRNPVLRELAPLMPGATPGELAKMCYTDVSAADIKQSLDFLVKAGFLKKEGENTYSQTETSIKGSPEATKLAIRDMHREMAKIAANSLDLARTERNFTGVTMGISKDSYEQIVKELDECRRKIVSIAAGDKNIDQVYRLNLQLFPLTRKAKENGND; from the coding sequence ATGAAAGCGATTATCGAATACTCCAACTTCCGACAGTACATGCGCGACTTTTACGAAGAGCGTAAGCTCCGCCATGTTTTCTCGTGGCGAGAATTTTCCAAGGCCGCAGGCTTTACCTCATCTTCGTACATGAAGGTCGTCTGTGACGGGAAAAGCAATTTGAGCCGTATCGGTGTCGAACGCACCGGGCAAGCCATGGGACTTGTCGGATTCGAAATGGACTACTTCAGGGCGATGGTCAACTTCGGCCAAGAAACAGACGAAGCAAAAAAGAAGGCTGCCTACGAAGAAATGCTCGAAATTGCGAGAGTCCACAAAGTCAGAGTTGTCGAAGGCGACCTGTTTGAATTTTACGAAAGCTGGCGAAACCCAGTCTTACGAGAACTCGCCCCGCTCATGCCAGGCGCCACTCCGGGTGAACTCGCCAAGATGTGCTACACGGACGTTTCCGCCGCAGACATCAAGCAGTCCCTTGATTTTTTGGTCAAGGCAGGGTTCCTCAAAAAAGAGGGAGAAAACACATACTCCCAGACAGAAACATCCATCAAGGGCTCCCCCGAAGCAACCAAGCTCGCCATCCGCGACATGCACCGCGAAATGGCCAAAATTGCAGCAAATTCGCTGGATCTCGCCCGTACCGAGCGCAACTTTACCGGCGTCACCATGGGCATTTCCAAGGACTCTTACGAACAAATCGTCAAGGAGCTTGACGAATGCCGCCGCAAAATCGTGAGCATTGCCGCAGGCGACAAAAACATCGATCAAGTTTATAGATTAAATTTACAGTTATTCCCTCTCACAAGAAAGGCGAAGGAGAATGGCAATGACTAA
- a CDS encoding AAA family ATPase yields the protein MRENYFGRVLNSLNTECTRKNYELDFVTLKSYEYWIRMMRICKSYPDADDCIAIISKERASRVLKDLSEHFEKLNAEEDRLPLHAKKRFIKESNGNYAGKRLRCNEESEEMSVAYQRRQMAVVRFNDVIDRSCSVREITDFVRNYLCGEGIFDQQSQKVFYDSIVRELLGFLEENRDVHDAYYKRLEIVQKSFNLTDDEMEIMMFSWIFFNKEQCSSLLEMIGSRRFRGAVLPDIFPQLYPDVDFENAVSNKGTLKQMGILDEDLDISKRIGMFLDGHSGNDLDSLYFRVYEGDSVPFKKLCNNNPKVELAFNMIKHAKVGEGLNLFFYGVEGTGKTELAKAIAKKLNRPLVLTNISIVGEHRESKENSVVRSRMGSILYAATKFQKKKAILLVDESDVILNCCEKGSLNFFLEQIKVPVIWISNTTRWIENSTLRRFNYSIHFDRPDAEKRLQVWESVVSEHSASSIIPQEVVKRFSEELQITAGGITQAIVGAKKLVESGCKIDPIKAIRTIAEAQSELLDLDMVYANRDKESRSPTYLLDALNIDADMKNVLKVMSAFDEKWKQMQDGDRPDSLNMLLYGAPGTGKTEFAKHIARTLGRKLIIKRTSDLLNSYVGETEKAIRKMFKEAEEAKAILFLDEADSLIRDRNGASHNWEVTQVNEMLTQMENFKGIFIAATNFEGELDTASRRRFALKVKFGYLKPEGIESLWHGFFPNVQMPEAVKNLRMLTPGDFNAVYSTLRFYDASELTADRIMNALKSEIAYKDSREGRTMGL from the coding sequence ATGAGAGAAAATTACTTCGGTCGCGTATTAAATTCCCTGAATACAGAATGCACCCGCAAAAATTATGAGCTCGATTTCGTAACGCTCAAGAGCTACGAATACTGGATTCGCATGATGCGGATTTGCAAAAGCTATCCCGATGCCGACGACTGCATTGCAATCATCTCCAAAGAACGCGCCTCCCGCGTGCTGAAAGACCTCTCGGAACATTTCGAAAAGCTCAACGCCGAAGAAGACCGCCTCCCGCTTCATGCAAAAAAGCGCTTTATCAAGGAATCGAACGGGAATTATGCCGGCAAGAGGCTCCGCTGCAACGAAGAGAGCGAAGAAATGAGCGTTGCCTACCAGCGCCGCCAAATGGCTGTCGTGCGTTTCAACGACGTCATTGACCGTTCCTGCTCTGTCCGCGAAATTACGGATTTCGTGCGCAATTACCTGTGCGGTGAAGGCATTTTTGACCAGCAGTCGCAAAAGGTTTTCTACGATAGCATTGTCCGTGAACTGCTCGGTTTTCTGGAAGAGAACAGAGACGTGCATGACGCCTATTACAAACGCCTTGAAATCGTGCAGAAATCGTTCAACCTGACCGATGACGAAATGGAAATCATGATGTTCTCGTGGATTTTCTTCAACAAGGAACAGTGCAGTTCGCTTTTGGAAATGATCGGTTCCCGCAGATTCAGAGGGGCCGTGCTTCCGGATATTTTTCCGCAGCTTTATCCGGACGTTGATTTCGAAAACGCCGTTTCGAACAAGGGGACGCTCAAACAGATGGGCATCCTTGACGAAGACCTCGACATTTCCAAGCGCATCGGGATGTTCCTGGACGGTCATTCCGGCAACGATCTGGACAGCCTCTATTTTAGAGTCTATGAAGGTGACTCCGTTCCGTTCAAGAAGCTCTGCAACAACAACCCGAAAGTGGAATTGGCGTTCAACATGATCAAGCACGCCAAAGTTGGCGAAGGCTTGAACCTTTTCTTCTACGGTGTTGAAGGTACCGGCAAAACCGAACTCGCCAAAGCGATTGCAAAAAAGCTCAACCGCCCGCTCGTGCTCACAAACATCAGCATTGTCGGCGAACACCGCGAAAGCAAGGAAAACTCAGTCGTTCGCAGCCGCATGGGGAGCATCCTTTATGCCGCCACAAAGTTCCAGAAAAAGAAGGCGATTCTCCTCGTCGACGAATCCGACGTCATTCTCAACTGTTGCGAAAAAGGAAGTCTCAACTTCTTCCTTGAACAGATCAAGGTTCCCGTCATCTGGATTTCGAATACCACGCGCTGGATTGAAAACAGCACGCTCCGCCGTTTCAATTACTCCATCCATTTCGACCGCCCCGATGCCGAAAAGCGTTTGCAAGTCTGGGAATCCGTTGTCAGCGAACATAGCGCATCGTCCATTATCCCGCAAGAAGTCGTGAAGCGATTCTCCGAAGAATTGCAAATTACCGCAGGCGGCATCACGCAAGCTATCGTCGGCGCCAAAAAGCTCGTGGAGTCCGGTTGCAAAATTGACCCCATCAAGGCCATCCGCACCATCGCCGAAGCGCAATCGGAACTTTTGGACTTGGACATGGTTTATGCCAACCGCGACAAGGAAAGCCGTTCGCCCACGTACCTGCTTGACGCGCTGAACATCGATGCCGACATGAAAAACGTACTGAAAGTCATGAGCGCATTTGACGAAAAGTGGAAACAGATGCAAGACGGCGACCGCCCGGATAGCCTCAACATGCTCCTCTACGGCGCCCCCGGCACCGGCAAGACGGAATTCGCCAAGCACATTGCACGCACGCTCGGCCGCAAGCTCATCATCAAGCGCACAAGCGACTTGCTGAATAGCTACGTCGGTGAAACCGAAAAGGCCATCCGCAAGATGTTCAAGGAAGCCGAAGAAGCCAAGGCAATCCTCTTCCTTGATGAAGCCGACAGTTTGATCCGTGACCGCAACGGAGCCTCGCACAACTGGGAAGTAACCCAGGTGAACGAAATGCTCACGCAGATGGAAAACTTCAAGGGCATCTTCATTGCAGCCACCAACTTCGAAGGCGAACTCGACACAGCATCGCGCAGACGCTTTGCGCTCAAAGTCAAATTCGGTTACCTCAAGCCGGAAGGCATTGAATCGCTGTGGCACGGATTCTTCCCGAACGTGCAAATGCCCGAAGCCGTGAAGAACCTCCGCATGCTCACCCCGGGCGACTTCAACGCTGTCTACAGCACGCTCCGATTCTACGACGCAAGCGAGCTCACCGCCGACCGCATCATGAACGCGCTCAAGTCCGAAATCGCCTACAAGGACAGCCGCGAAGGAAGAACCATGGGACTGTAG
- a CDS encoding BspA family leucine-rich repeat surface protein, whose translation MLKPANKEELQKIIENRIQTEGPECNLNDIDVSDITDMSDLFKGSEFNGDISKWDVSNVTDMSDMFSGTQFNGDISRWNVSNVTNMRSMFFMSKFNGGISEWKVSKVIDMSSMFSMSKFNGDISRWDVSNVTNMSNMFFFSHFNDNISNWDVSKVTNMGGMFSGTQFNGDISRWNVSNVTNMDAMFSDSQFNSDISKWNVSKVTNMCNMFSDSQFNGDISEWKVSNETNIAGIFGGRSQFKGDISKWNIRATMKNLIYL comes from the coding sequence ATGCTCAAACCCGCAAATAAAGAAGAACTGCAGAAAATCATTGAGAACCGCATTCAGACCGAGGGTCCCGAATGCAACCTGAACGACATCGATGTTTCGGACATCACCGACATGAGCGACTTATTCAAAGGAAGCGAATTCAATGGTGACATCAGCAAGTGGGATGTATCCAACGTGACGGATATGAGCGATATGTTCAGTGGCACACAATTCAACGGTGACATCAGCAGATGGAATGTGTCCAATGTGACGAATATGAGAAGTATGTTCTTCATGAGCAAATTCAATGGCGGCATCAGCGAGTGGAAAGTGTCCAAAGTGATCGATATGAGTAGTATGTTCTCCATGAGCAAATTCAACGGCGACATCAGTAGGTGGGATGTGTCCAATGTGACGAATATGAGTAATATGTTCTTCTTTAGCCATTTCAACGACAACATCAGCAACTGGGATGTGTCTAAAGTGACGAATATGGGCGGGATGTTTAGTGGCACACAATTCAACGGTGACATCAGCAGATGGAATGTGTCCAACGTGACTAATATGGACGCGATGTTCTCCGATAGCCAGTTCAACAGCGACATCAGCAAGTGGAACGTGTCTAAAGTGACGAATATGTGTAATATGTTCTCCGATAGCCAGTTCAACGGTGACATCAGCGAGTGGAAAGTGTCCAATGAGACTAACATAGCCGGTATATTCGGTGGTAGAAGTCAGTTCAAAGGCGACATTAGCAAGTGGAACATACGCGCCACCATGAAGAACTTGATCTATTTATAG
- a CDS encoding BspA family leucine-rich repeat surface protein: MLKPANKEELKKIIENRIQTEGPECDLNDINVSAITDMSELFKESKFNGYISKWNVSNVTDMSRMFLGSQFDGDISRWDVSNVINMSEMFRESNFNGDISNWNVSNMMNKKSMLEGSSFNGDISRWGHSKVTSEKSENNFVLDDYLELLDDEFLNPETYLDLSDKSLHDGVDGGPDDALFNDDDSTFKSSSVSASRDPSALAEEENQKAKAIGSVFEGRPFIGDIHEWDVSEEISNQDSYVPCNYLKKKTMLKPANKEELKKIIENRIQTEGLKCDLNDIDVSGITDMSGLFEGDEFFDVDIDDILGRWLPSIGDFNGDISRWDVSNVTNMSSMFSCSQFNGDISRWNLSNVTDMSGMFSDSQFNGDISRWNLSNVTGMHEMFSRSQFNGDISRWDVSKVTDMSRIFSDSQFDGDISKWKVSNVTNMSGMFERSSFNGVISKWDVSNVTNMSSMFSRSQFNGDISRWNVSNVTDMNGMFSDSSFNGDIIRWDVSEEISNQDSLVRCNYLKKQFLTTTAPNKKEILRNLIKERIKRFGHKCNLNDIDVSDITDMSGLFEILGFNGDISEWDVSNVTDMSRMFYGSQFNGDISKWNVSKVTNMSHMFEGAYRYIGDYEHKRIVDNPFTGNISRWDVSNVTDMSYMFRWSEFNGDISNWNVSKVTNMSHMFESYKNIRNFWKCKLYGLENNNLFIGDIGKWDVSNVTDMSCMFYWSKFNGDISRWNVSNVTDMHEMFSHSKFNEFNIRNWNIRPDCDTTNMFKKDHK, from the coding sequence ATGCTCAAACCCGCAAATAAAGAAGAATTGAAAAAAATCATCGAGAACCGCATTCAGACCGAGGGTCCCGAATGCGACTTGAACGACATCAATGTTTCGGCCATCACCGATATGAGCGAATTGTTCAAAGAAAGCAAATTCAATGGCTACATTAGCAAGTGGAACGTGTCCAACGTGACCGACATGAGCAGGATGTTCCTTGGTAGCCAATTCGACGGCGACATCAGTAGGTGGGACGTGTCAAACGTGATCAATATGAGCGAGATGTTCCGTGAAAGCAACTTCAACGGCGACATCAGCAATTGGAACGTATCCAACATGATGAACAAGAAAAGTATGCTTGAAGGAAGCTCATTCAATGGTGACATCAGTAGATGGGGCCATTCCAAAGTAACTTCGGAAAAGTCGGAGAATAACTTTGTTCTTGACGACTATTTGGAGTTGCTGGATGATGAATTTTTGAATCCAGAGACCTATTTGGATTTATCTGATAAGAGCCTACATGACGGTGTCGATGGTGGTCCTGATGATGCTTTGTTTAACGATGATGATAGTACCTTCAAAAGCAGTTCTGTATCAGCATCTAGAGATCCATCTGCGTTAGCGGAAGAGGAAAACCAGAAAGCGAAGGCAATCGGCTCTGTGTTTGAAGGACGCCCATTCATCGGCGACATTCACGAGTGGGATGTATCCGAAGAAATTTCAAATCAGGATAGCTATGTTCCTTGTAATTACTTAAAAAAAAAGACGATGCTCAAACCCGCAAATAAAGAAGAACTGAAGAAAATCATTGAGAATCGCATTCAGACCGAGGGACTCAAATGCGACCTGAACGACATCGATGTTTCTGGCATTACCGATATGAGCGGGTTGTTTGAAGGTGACGAATTTTTTGATGTTGACATAGATGACATTCTAGGTAGGTGGCTCCCGTCTATTGGCGACTTTAATGGTGACATCAGTAGGTGGGACGTGTCCAATGTAACGAATATGAGTAGTATGTTCTCCTGTAGCCAATTCAACGGTGACATCAGTAGGTGGAACTTGTCCAATGTGACCGATATGAGCGGAATGTTCTCCGACAGTCAATTCAACGGCGACATCAGTAGGTGGAACTTGTCCAATGTGACCGGCATGCACGAAATGTTCTCCCGTAGCCAATTCAACGGTGACATTAGTAGGTGGGACGTGTCCAAAGTGACCGATATGAGCAGAATATTTTCTGACAGTCAATTTGACGGAGACATCAGCAAGTGGAAAGTGTCCAACGTAACCAACATGAGCGGGATGTTTGAAAGAAGCTCGTTCAATGGTGTCATTAGCAAGTGGGACGTGTCCAATGTAACGAATATGAGTAGTATGTTCTCCCGTAGCCAATTCAACGGTGACATTAGTAGGTGGAACGTGTCCAATGTTACCGATATGAACGGGATGTTTTCTGATAGTTCGTTCAACGGCGACATCATTAGGTGGGATGTTTCCGAAGAAATTTCAAATCAGGATAGCTTGGTTCGTTGTAATTACTTAAAAAAACAGTTTTTAACAACAACCGCTCCCAATAAAAAAGAAATTTTGAGAAATCTTATTAAAGAAAGAATTAAGCGGTTTGGACACAAATGCAACCTGAACGACATCGATGTTTCGGACATCACCGATATGAGCGGGTTGTTTGAAATACTCGGATTCAACGGCGACATTAGCGAATGGGACGTGTCAAACGTGACCGACATGAGCAGGATGTTCTATGGCAGCCAATTTAACGGCGACATCAGCAAGTGGAACGTATCTAAAGTAACTAACATGAGCCACATGTTTGAAGGCGCTTATAGGTATATTGGGGATTACGAACACAAACGAATAGTAGACAATCCGTTTACAGGTAATATCAGTAGGTGGGATGTATCTAATGTGACTGACATGAGTTATATGTTCCGCTGGAGCGAATTCAACGGCGACATTAGCAATTGGAACGTGTCTAAAGTAACTAATATGAGCCACATGTTTGAAAGTTATAAGAATATTCGGAATTTTTGGAAATGCAAATTATATGGCTTAGAAAATAACAATCTGTTTATTGGCGACATCGGCAAGTGGGATGTATCCAATGTGACCGACATGAGTTGTATGTTCTACTGGAGCAAATTCAACGGCGACATCAGTAGGTGGAATGTATCCAATGTGACCGACATGCACGAAATGTTCTCCCATAGCAAATTCAACGAATTCAATATCCGCAATTGGAACATCCGTCCCGACTGTGACACCACGAACATGTTTAAAAAAGATCATAAATAA
- the carB gene encoding carbamoyl-phosphate synthase large subunit yields the protein MEELRTICSNGLELSMTHQCLIEESILGWEELEVEVVRDSKNQMIAICFIENIDPVGVHTGDSFCAAPFLTIDKKLEKELKEKAFKIVESIGVIGGTNVQFAHDPKTGRVVIIEINPRTSRSSALASKATGFPIALISAKLAAGLTLDQIPYWRDGSLEKYTPSGDYVVLKFARWAFEKFRGVDDCLGTQMKAVGEVMAIGKTYKETLQKAIRGLENGRSGLGFAKDFNKKSKEELLEMMKTASSERHFQMYEAIRKGATDEEIFAATYEKAYFVQQMRELVELEEEMLKTPGRLPADELLIKAKKDGFSDKYIAKILGIREKDVRKKRTELGVVEGWCAVPVSGVKDQYYYYSTYNCKDESTASNNPKKIMILGGGPNRIGQGIEFDYCCCHAAMALREMGYETIMVNCNPETVSTDYDTSDKLYFEPVSLEDVLQIYHKEKPAGVIVQFGGQTPLNIARALSDEGVKILGTSIDSIDIAEDRDLFRKMMDQLGIPMPESGMATNIDEALACVKQIGGYPVMIRPSFVLGGRGMEVIYDENMLREYVAKAVGVTPDRPLLIDRFLHNALECEADALSDGEHVYIPSVMEHVELAGVHSGDSACIIPPVTITKENLATIKDYTRKIAEALHVCGLMNMQYAIEDGKVFVLEANPRASRTVPLVSKVCNTQMARLATRLMLGAKLEDLKLKDKKFNHHGAKEAVFPFDKFPKVDPVLGPEMRSTGEVLGLSDDYALAYYKSQEAAGSFLPSEGAVLISLSDKVNLSEQAIEIGKEFQKLGFKIYATEGTAKFYEAAGVKCEVVNKIAEGRPNVLDIILNKQVNLIINTPWAKRDAIKDESAIRKAAIKYKVPYITTLAGAYNTVKGIAAARNGHGAVKSLQEYHASIEEV from the coding sequence GTGGAAGAACTCCGCACCATTTGCAGTAACGGTCTTGAACTCTCGATGACGCACCAGTGCCTCATCGAAGAATCCATCCTCGGTTGGGAAGAACTCGAAGTCGAAGTCGTGCGTGACTCCAAGAACCAGATGATCGCCATCTGCTTCATCGAAAACATCGACCCGGTGGGCGTGCATACCGGCGACTCCTTCTGCGCAGCCCCGTTCCTCACCATCGACAAGAAGCTCGAAAAAGAACTGAAGGAAAAGGCCTTCAAGATTGTGGAATCCATCGGCGTGATTGGCGGTACCAACGTGCAGTTCGCTCATGACCCGAAGACCGGCCGCGTGGTGATTATCGAAATCAACCCGCGTACCAGCCGCTCCTCCGCCCTTGCTTCCAAGGCTACCGGCTTCCCGATCGCCCTCATTTCTGCAAAGCTCGCCGCAGGCCTTACCCTCGACCAGATTCCGTACTGGCGCGATGGAAGCCTCGAAAAGTACACCCCGAGCGGTGACTACGTGGTGCTCAAGTTCGCCCGCTGGGCATTCGAAAAGTTCCGCGGCGTCGATGACTGCCTCGGCACCCAGATGAAGGCTGTGGGCGAAGTCATGGCTATTGGCAAGACCTACAAGGAAACCCTCCAGAAGGCTATTCGCGGCCTCGAAAACGGTCGTTCCGGCCTCGGCTTTGCGAAGGACTTCAACAAGAAGAGCAAGGAAGAACTCCTTGAAATGATGAAGACCGCTTCTTCCGAACGCCACTTCCAGATGTACGAAGCTATCCGTAAGGGCGCAACCGACGAAGAAATCTTCGCCGCCACCTACGAAAAGGCCTACTTCGTGCAGCAGATGCGCGAACTCGTGGAACTCGAAGAAGAAATGCTCAAGACTCCGGGCCGTCTCCCGGCCGATGAACTCCTCATCAAGGCCAAGAAGGACGGCTTCAGCGACAAGTACATCGCCAAGATCCTCGGCATCCGCGAAAAGGACGTGCGCAAGAAGCGTACGGAACTCGGCGTGGTCGAAGGCTGGTGCGCAGTGCCGGTGAGCGGTGTGAAGGACCAGTACTACTACTACAGCACCTACAACTGCAAGGACGAATCTACCGCTTCCAACAACCCGAAGAAGATCATGATCCTCGGCGGTGGCCCGAACAGAATCGGTCAGGGTATCGAATTCGACTACTGCTGCTGCCACGCTGCCATGGCTCTCCGCGAAATGGGTTACGAAACCATCATGGTGAACTGCAACCCCGAAACGGTTTCTACCGACTACGATACTTCCGACAAGCTGTACTTCGAACCGGTCAGCCTCGAAGACGTTCTCCAGATTTATCATAAGGAAAAGCCGGCTGGCGTCATCGTGCAGTTCGGTGGCCAGACTCCGCTGAACATTGCCCGCGCGCTCTCCGACGAAGGCGTGAAGATTCTCGGCACGAGCATCGACTCCATCGACATCGCCGAAGACCGCGACCTGTTCCGCAAGATGATGGACCAGCTCGGCATCCCGATGCCGGAAAGCGGCATGGCCACGAACATCGACGAAGCCCTCGCTTGCGTCAAGCAGATTGGCGGCTACCCGGTGATGATCCGCCCGAGCTTCGTGCTTGGCGGCCGCGGCATGGAAGTCATTTACGATGAAAACATGCTCCGCGAATACGTGGCGAAGGCCGTGGGCGTGACTCCGGATCGTCCGCTCCTCATCGACCGCTTCCTCCACAACGCTTTGGAATGCGAAGCCGACGCCCTCTCCGACGGCGAACACGTTTACATCCCGTCCGTGATGGAACACGTCGAACTTGCCGGTGTCCACTCCGGTGACTCCGCTTGCATTATCCCGCCGGTGACCATCACGAAGGAAAACCTCGCAACCATCAAGGATTACACGCGCAAGATTGCAGAAGCCCTCCACGTTTGCGGCCTCATGAACATGCAGTACGCTATCGAAGACGGCAAGGTGTTCGTCCTCGAAGCCAACCCGCGTGCCTCCCGCACGGTGCCTCTGGTCTCCAAGGTCTGTAACACGCAGATGGCTCGCCTCGCGACCCGCTTGATGCTCGGTGCCAAGCTCGAAGACCTCAAGCTCAAGGACAAGAAGTTCAACCACCACGGTGCCAAGGAAGCTGTGTTCCCGTTCGACAAGTTCCCGAAGGTGGACCCGGTTCTCGGCCCCGAAATGCGCTCCACTGGTGAAGTCCTCGGCCTTTCCGACGACTACGCCCTCGCTTACTACAAGAGCCAGGAAGCTGCAGGTTCCTTCCTCCCGTCCGAAGGCGCTGTGCTCATCAGCCTTTCTGACAAGGTGAACCTCTCCGAACAGGCGATTGAAATCGGTAAGGAATTCCAGAAGCTCGGCTTCAAGATTTACGCTACCGAAGGTACCGCCAAGTTCTACGAAGCCGCCGGTGTCAAGTGCGAAGTGGTGAACAAGATTGCTGAAGGCCGCCCGAACGTTCTCGATATCATCCTGAACAAGCAGGTGAACCTCATCATCAACACGCCGTGGGCAAAGCGCGACGCCATCAAGGACGAAAGCGCTATCCGTAAGGCCGCCATCAAGTACAAGGTTCCGTACATCACAACCCTCGCCGGTGCCTACAACACCGTGAAGGGTATTGCCGCTGCAAGGAACGGACACGGCGCTGTTAAATCTCTTCAGGAATATCACGCAAGCATTGAAGAGGTGTAA